A stretch of Sulfurimonas xiamenensis DNA encodes these proteins:
- the recA gene encoding recombinase RecA encodes MDANKQKSLDLAMKQIDKAFGKGALMRLGDKEIIPIESISTGSLGLDLALGIGGIPQGRVVEIYGPESSGKTTLALQITAECQKKGGVCAFVDAEHALDVAYAKNLGVDVDNLLVSQPDYGEQALDIVETIARSGAIDLIVIDSVAALTPKSEIEGEMSDQNVGVQARLMSKALRKLTGILHKMNCTVIFINQIRMKIGMMGYGSPETTTGGNALKFYASVRIDVRRIASLKQGESQIGNRVKAKVIKNKVAPPFRQAEFDIMFGEGISKEGELVDYGVKLDIIDKSGAWFSYGETKLGQGRENVKAKFIEEPELAREIEEKIKSAMGISSLMTMDTLEIEETDV; translated from the coding sequence ATGGACGCAAATAAACAAAAATCATTAGACTTAGCTATGAAACAGATTGATAAAGCATTCGGTAAGGGTGCGCTTATGAGACTTGGTGATAAAGAGATAATACCTATAGAGTCGATTAGCACAGGCTCTCTTGGACTTGATCTGGCACTTGGTATAGGCGGAATTCCACAAGGAAGAGTTGTTGAAATATATGGACCTGAGAGCTCAGGAAAAACAACTTTAGCACTCCAGATAACAGCAGAGTGTCAAAAAAAGGGCGGAGTTTGTGCCTTTGTTGATGCAGAGCATGCACTTGATGTCGCTTATGCTAAAAATTTAGGTGTTGATGTTGACAATCTTCTTGTATCTCAGCCGGATTATGGTGAACAAGCTTTAGATATAGTTGAAACTATTGCTCGCAGCGGCGCAATTGATTTAATAGTTATCGATTCGGTTGCAGCGCTTACTCCTAAGTCTGAGATCGAGGGTGAGATGTCAGATCAAAATGTCGGTGTTCAAGCGCGTCTTATGTCAAAAGCACTTCGCAAACTAACGGGTATTTTGCATAAGATGAACTGTACAGTTATCTTTATCAATCAAATCCGCATGAAAATCGGCATGATGGGGTATGGTTCTCCAGAGACGACAACAGGCGGAAATGCGCTTAAGTTTTACGCTTCTGTTCGTATAGATGTGAGGCGTATAGCATCTTTAAAGCAGGGTGAGAGCCAAATAGGCAACCGTGTTAAAGCAAAAGTTATAAAAAATAAAGTTGCACCTCCATTTCGTCAGGCTGAGTTTGATATAATGTTTGGAGAAGGTATTTCAAAAGAGGGTGAGCTTGTTGATTATGGTGTTAAACTGGACATAATTGATAAAAGCGGTGCTTGGTTCTCTTATGGAGAAACAAAGCTTGGTCAAGGGCGTGAAAATGTTAAAGCTAAGTTTATAGAAGAGCCTGAGCTGGCTCGTGAAATAGAAGAAAAAATAAAATCAGCCATGGGCATAAGCAGTCTTATGACAATGGATACACTTGAGATAGAAGAAACTGATGTATAA
- a CDS encoding menaquinone biosynthesis family protein encodes MYYAIKFGWVDMNNTKFDNIAEDIQTLNEKALNGEYEIVAISFALYPHIRKDYALLRTAVSFGDGYGPKIIKKRGATLKSNFKVALSGKHTTNALLFRIAYPDAKITYMNFLEIEQAVLDGKVDAGVLIHESILTYDSKLEVECEMWDIWQELAGKDLPLPLGGMAISRSVPLNKSIEYEQTLTKAVKVARDHKHKLSQMLLERDLVRIDASTLDKYLELYANDDSITLNETQFKAINKLFEIGYKHGFYDSLIKVEDFMIPTEYKELRYS; translated from the coding sequence ATGTACTATGCTATAAAATTTGGCTGGGTAGATATGAATAACACAAAGTTTGACAATATCGCCGAAGATATACAAACCCTGAATGAAAAAGCCTTAAATGGTGAATATGAAATAGTTGCTATTAGCTTTGCACTTTATCCTCATATTAGAAAAGATTATGCACTGCTGCGAACTGCAGTAAGTTTCGGTGATGGATACGGACCAAAAATTATTAAAAAAAGAGGAGCGACTCTAAAATCTAATTTTAAAGTTGCTCTTAGCGGCAAACATACTACAAATGCCTTGCTCTTTCGCATCGCTTATCCTGATGCCAAAATAACCTACATGAATTTTTTAGAGATAGAACAAGCTGTTTTAGATGGCAAAGTTGATGCCGGCGTTTTAATCCATGAGAGTATTTTAACCTATGACAGCAAACTGGAAGTTGAATGTGAAATGTGGGATATATGGCAAGAGCTGGCGGGAAAAGATCTTCCTCTTCCTCTTGGCGGCATGGCAATTAGCCGCTCAGTTCCGCTTAACAAATCTATAGAATATGAACAAACACTCACAAAAGCTGTAAAAGTTGCAAGAGATCATAAACATAAATTATCACAAATGCTTTTAGAAAGAGATCTGGTTCGTATAGATGCATCTACACTGGATAAATATCTTGAACTTTATGCAAATGATGACTCAATAACACTAAATGAGACACAATTCAAAGCAATAAATAAACTCTTTGAGATAGGCTACAAACACGGCTTTTATGATTCACTTATAAAAGTTGAAGATTTTATGATACCAACTGAATATAAAGAGCTTAGATACTCGTAA
- a CDS encoding UDP-N-acetylmuramate dehydrogenase, whose protein sequence is MKKQNINFSKFSSIKIGDTLEVSLLQNCNTKYENYYLLGACNNILIGTQPPPLLKLDKKYDYIKIKDNTLIIGAATPSGKIVSFCKKHNIANFEFLSHLPGTLGGLVFMNAGLKEYEIFNHLISILTCEGSLQKREINYGYRFTNIKTPILEASFNLVYGFDKEKVTMFKVMRSNQPSNPSAGSCFKNPKGDYAGRLIEAVGLKGFRVGGMEFSKKHANFLVNVQNGTFDEAVFLIQEAQKRVYKEFGIWLECEIAVLDKRYMGENSPLLNPCKKILKN, encoded by the coding sequence ATGAAAAAACAAAATATAAATTTCTCTAAATTTTCTTCTATAAAAATCGGGGATACTTTAGAGGTTTCACTGCTGCAGAATTGCAATACTAAATATGAAAATTATTACCTCTTGGGTGCCTGCAATAATATTTTGATAGGTACACAACCTCCGCCGCTTTTAAAACTTGACAAAAAATATGATTACATCAAAATAAAAGACAACACTTTAATTATAGGTGCGGCGACACCATCGGGAAAGATTGTTTCATTTTGCAAAAAACACAATATTGCAAATTTTGAATTTCTCTCGCATCTGCCTGGAACATTGGGCGGTCTTGTATTTATGAATGCAGGACTAAAAGAGTATGAAATATTTAATCATCTTATCTCTATACTCACATGCGAAGGAAGTTTACAAAAAAGAGAGATTAATTACGGATATAGATTTACAAATATAAAAACTCCGATTTTAGAAGCTTCTTTTAATCTAGTGTATGGATTTGACAAAGAAAAAGTCACAATGTTTAAAGTTATGCGCTCAAATCAACCATCCAATCCAAGCGCCGGAAGCTGTTTTAAAAACCCTAAAGGTGATTATGCCGGCAGATTAATAGAAGCAGTTGGTTTAAAAGGTTTTAGAGTAGGCGGAATGGAGTTTAGCAAAAAGCATGCAAATTTTTTAGTAAATGTACAAAACGGCACTTTTGATGAAGCTGTTTTTTTAATTCAAGAGGCGCAAAAACGAGTTTATAAAGAGTTTGGAATTTGGCTTGAGTGTGAAATTGCGGTTTTAGACAAGAGATATATGGGCGAAAATTCACCACTTCTTAATCCCTGCAAAAAAATACTTAAAAACTAG
- a CDS encoding iron-sulfur cluster assembly scaffold protein — MAKNDLLGTSLWEAYSNKVTTLMNNPNHQGEITEEEAAAHGNKLIVADFGAESCGDAVRLYWEVDPKTDKIVDAKFKSFGCGTAIASSDIMTELCIGKTVDQAVKITNIDVEFALRDNPETPAVPPQKMHCSVMAYDVIKKAAGLYKGVDAESFEDEIIVCECARVSLKTLQEVIRLNDLTTIEQITDYTKAGGFCKSCIKPGGHEEREYYLVDILRDTRREMDEEKMKAAADAGAKGDFESMTLVQQIKAIDAVIDENVRQFLIMDGGNMEVIDVKPSDEYVDVYIRYLGACSGCASSATGTLYAIESTLKEKLSKKIRVLPI; from the coding sequence ATGGCAAAAAATGATTTACTGGGTACTTCCTTATGGGAAGCTTACTCAAATAAAGTAACAACCTTAATGAACAATCCAAATCATCAAGGCGAAATTACAGAAGAAGAAGCAGCTGCACATGGCAATAAACTTATTGTTGCAGATTTTGGTGCTGAGAGTTGCGGTGATGCTGTTCGTTTATATTGGGAAGTTGATCCAAAAACAGATAAGATTGTAGATGCAAAATTTAAAAGTTTTGGGTGCGGAACTGCTATTGCAAGTTCAGATATTATGACTGAGCTTTGTATCGGCAAAACGGTTGATCAGGCAGTAAAAATAACAAATATTGATGTTGAGTTTGCTCTAAGAGACAATCCTGAAACTCCGGCTGTTCCACCTCAAAAAATGCACTGTTCTGTTATGGCATATGATGTAATTAAAAAAGCGGCAGGATTGTATAAAGGTGTTGATGCTGAGAGTTTTGAAGATGAGATAATAGTTTGTGAATGTGCTCGTGTTAGTTTAAAAACTCTTCAAGAGGTTATTAGGCTAAATGATTTAACTACAATTGAGCAGATTACAGACTATACAAAAGCAGGCGGGTTTTGCAAAAGCTGTATTAAACCTGGCGGACATGAAGAAAGGGAGTACTATTTAGTGGATATTTTAAGAGACACGCGTCGTGAAATGGATGAGGAAAAGATGAAAGCAGCAGCTGATGCCGGTGCAAAAGGTGATTTTGAGTCGATGACTCTTGTTCAACAAATTAAAGCTATTGATGCAGTGATTGATGAGAATGTTCGTCAATTTTTAATTATGGATGGCGGAAATATGGAAGTAATTGATGTAAAACCAAGTGATGAGTATGTGGATGTTTATATAAGATATTTAGGCGCATGCAGCGGCTGTGCTTCATCTGCAACAGGAACTCTTTATGCAATAGAATCAACTTTAAAAGAGAAGCTTTCTAAAAAAATAAGAGTATTGCCGATATAA
- a CDS encoding NifS family cysteine desulfurase, translating into MQVYLDNNATTMVDPLVVEAMQPFFSEIYGNPNSLHKFGTASHPALRKAMDQVYKALNASDNDDIVFTSCATESNNWVLKSVFTDHIVNGEKNHIITTEVEHPSVLAACRALENEGVKVTYLPVNNQGVVEPQVVKSFITDKTALVSVMWASNETGMINPIKEIGEICKEKGVLFHSDGVQAVGKIPVDLQEVHVDFVSMSAHKFHGPKGVGALYIKNSQPLSPLLHGGEHMGGRRSGTLNVPYIVAMGKAIELATTNIEEKMASIRAKRDRLEDALLELSDTFVVGDRDNRTPNTILISIKGVEGEGMLWDLNNSLIGASTGSACASEDLEANTVMLAIGADNELAHTGIRLSLSRFTTDEEIDYTIDQFKKAVFRLRSISSSFAKVGPTPGGESKACELHH; encoded by the coding sequence ATGCAAGTTTATTTAGATAACAATGCTACGACAATGGTTGACCCTTTGGTTGTGGAAGCTATGCAGCCATTTTTTAGCGAAATTTATGGCAATCCCAACTCTCTTCATAAGTTTGGTACGGCTTCACACCCTGCTCTTAGAAAAGCGATGGATCAAGTTTACAAAGCGTTAAATGCAAGTGACAATGATGATATAGTTTTTACATCATGTGCAACAGAATCAAATAACTGGGTTTTAAAATCAGTTTTTACAGATCATATAGTAAATGGTGAAAAAAATCATATCATAACAACAGAGGTTGAACATCCATCTGTGCTTGCCGCATGCAGAGCACTTGAAAATGAAGGTGTTAAAGTAACTTATCTGCCTGTAAATAATCAAGGCGTAGTAGAACCTCAAGTTGTGAAAAGTTTTATAACAGACAAGACAGCTTTAGTATCTGTGATGTGGGCATCAAATGAAACTGGAATGATTAACCCAATCAAAGAGATCGGAGAAATTTGTAAAGAAAAGGGTGTTTTATTTCATTCAGACGGCGTTCAGGCAGTTGGTAAAATTCCTGTTGATTTGCAAGAGGTGCATGTAGATTTTGTATCCATGAGTGCTCATAAATTTCATGGTCCAAAAGGAGTAGGCGCACTCTATATTAAAAATTCACAGCCGCTCTCTCCTCTTCTTCACGGGGGAGAACATATGGGCGGACGCCGTTCTGGAACACTTAATGTTCCATATATTGTTGCAATGGGCAAAGCAATAGAACTTGCTACAACAAATATAGAAGAAAAAATGGCTTCTATCAGAGCAAAAAGAGACCGTTTGGAAGATGCATTACTAGAGCTTAGCGATACATTTGTTGTCGGTGACCGAGACAATAGAACTCCAAATACAATACTAATTTCCATAAAAGGAGTTGAGGGTGAAGGAATGCTTTGGGATTTAAATAACTCTCTAATCGGAGCTTCTACGGGTTCGGCATGTGCAAGTGAAGATCTTGAAGCAAATACGGTAATGCTTGCTATCGGAGCTGACAATGAATTGGCGCATACGGGTATCCGCTTAAGTCTCAGCAGATTTACAACTGATGAAGAGATTGATTATACGATAGATCAATTTAAGAAGGCTGTGTTTAGACTTAGATCAATTTCAAGTTCGTTCGCAAAAGTAGGTCCGACACCGGGCGGCGAATCAAAAGCTTGTGAGTTACATCATTAG
- a CDS encoding 3-isopropylmalate dehydratase large subunit: MGQTITEKIFSEHVGHAVYAGEIIRCNIDMVIGNDITTPISIKAFEDSGATKLANPDGFSIVLDHFIPAKDIASANQARISRDFAKKHNLKNFFDEKDMGIEHALLPEKGLVVPGDVIIGADSHTCTHGALGAFSTGMGSTDLAFAMITGGNWFKVPESIKVILSGKPGKYTTGKDIILEIIRMIGVDGALYKTLEFTGSTIEYLNMDDRFSMCNMAIEAGAKSGIVAFDAVTKDFLADKNLAREPRIHYSDEDASYTQILEIDVANLEPVIAYPFLPSNGHSITQAVKDRIKIDQAFIGSCTNGRLGDLKTAAEILKGKRVHPDVRLIVTPGTQHIFQEASRLGYIDIIIDAGGVVSNPTCGACLGGYMGILGDNEVAVATTNRNFVGRMGSRSSKVYLANSAVAAISAINGYITDPR; the protein is encoded by the coding sequence ATGGGACAAACTATAACCGAAAAAATATTTTCTGAGCATGTAGGTCACGCTGTTTATGCGGGAGAGATTATCCGTTGTAATATTGACATGGTTATCGGAAATGACATTACAACGCCTATATCTATCAAAGCTTTTGAGGATAGCGGTGCTACAAAACTAGCTAATCCGGACGGATTTTCTATAGTTCTTGACCACTTTATTCCCGCTAAAGATATAGCAAGTGCAAATCAAGCTAGAATCAGTCGTGACTTTGCAAAAAAACATAACTTAAAAAACTTTTTTGATGAAAAAGATATGGGAATTGAACACGCTCTTCTTCCTGAAAAAGGTCTTGTAGTCCCGGGGGATGTAATTATCGGAGCAGATTCACACACATGTACGCACGGAGCGCTTGGAGCATTCTCTACCGGAATGGGTTCAACGGATTTGGCGTTTGCCATGATTACGGGTGGAAACTGGTTTAAAGTTCCAGAGTCTATAAAAGTCATCCTCAGCGGAAAACCGGGAAAATATACAACCGGAAAAGATATTATCTTGGAGATTATCCGCATGATTGGCGTTGATGGTGCGCTTTACAAAACTTTAGAGTTTACAGGAAGCACAATTGAGTATCTAAATATGGATGACAGATTTTCTATGTGCAATATGGCAATTGAAGCGGGAGCAAAAAGCGGTATTGTTGCATTTGATGCAGTTACAAAAGATTTCCTAGCTGATAAAAATTTGGCACGCGAACCTCGTATACACTACTCGGATGAAGATGCCTCTTATACGCAAATCTTGGAGATAGATGTTGCAAACCTTGAACCTGTGATTGCTTATCCTTTCCTGCCGTCAAACGGACACTCAATAACGCAAGCCGTAAAAGATCGAATCAAAATAGATCAAGCTTTTATAGGAAGCTGTACAAATGGCAGACTTGGTGATTTAAAAACTGCTGCAGAGATTTTAAAAGGCAAAAGAGTACATCCCGATGTTCGCCTTATTGTCACCCCGGGAACACAGCATATCTTTCAAGAGGCTTCAAGATTAGGATATATAGACATCATTATCGATGCCGGCGGAGTTGTAAGCAATCCCACATGCGGTGCTTGCCTTGGCGGATACATGGGAATTTTAGGAGACAATGAAGTGGCAGTCGCTACAACAAATCGAAATTTTGTAGGACGAATGGGTTCTCGAAGCTCTAAAGTCTATTTGGCGAACTCTGCAGTTGCGGCAATTTCTGCGATTAATGGTTATATAACAGATCCTAGATAA
- a CDS encoding OmpA family protein, giving the protein MRKLLLVPALLLSSVAIAQEYNYEITPVVGYNIAEGNLELENQTLYGAEVQYNGFDSLLKPELSVLYSDADYENSTISTDIYRIALNGVYEYDAISFIKPLAKIGFGYETIDNHLADNTDSIFLDMGVGAKVPFTDAIALKLEAVYMLKNNHSRMDSNLALLAGLNFAFGPKAQEVAAETVDGDDDNDGVLNSADKCPSTPAGVKVDAYGCEIDGDDDNDGVLNSRDRCPNTIAGAKVDSAGCEIDGDDDKDGVLNSKDKCPNTPAGNVVDSDGCTQKVNLHINFETASYTVDEASKQNVKKFADFLKARTNFNAKIIGHTDNVGSEASNQTLSENRANAVKELIVQHGIEANRIKTVGMGESAPAALNDTDEGRAQNRRIEAELLVK; this is encoded by the coding sequence ATGAGAAAATTATTATTAGTACCGGCTCTTCTATTGAGCAGTGTTGCAATAGCACAGGAGTATAATTATGAAATAACTCCAGTTGTTGGTTATAACATAGCAGAAGGGAATCTTGAACTAGAAAATCAGACTCTTTACGGAGCTGAAGTTCAGTATAATGGTTTTGACTCACTTTTAAAACCTGAGTTAAGTGTGCTTTATTCAGATGCTGATTATGAAAATTCAACGATAAGTACAGATATTTATCGTATTGCTCTCAACGGAGTTTATGAGTATGATGCGATAAGCTTTATTAAGCCGCTTGCAAAAATAGGTTTTGGTTATGAAACCATAGATAATCATTTAGCAGATAATACAGACAGTATTTTTTTAGATATGGGTGTTGGAGCAAAAGTTCCTTTTACAGACGCTATTGCTTTAAAACTTGAAGCTGTTTATATGTTAAAAAACAACCATTCGCGTATGGATAGCAATTTAGCACTTTTAGCTGGTCTTAATTTTGCATTTGGACCTAAAGCTCAAGAAGTTGCAGCAGAAACTGTTGATGGGGATGATGACAATGACGGTGTTTTAAACTCTGCTGATAAATGCCCTAGCACTCCAGCAGGTGTAAAAGTAGATGCATATGGGTGTGAGATTGACGGTGATGACGACAATGACGGCGTTTTAAATTCTAGAGACAGATGCCCAAATACTATTGCAGGTGCTAAGGTTGATAGTGCAGGATGCGAAATAGACGGTGATGACGACAAAGATGGAGTTTTAAACTCTAAAGACAAATGTCCAAATACTCCTGCAGGCAATGTTGTAGATAGTGATGGCTGCACACAGAAAGTAAATTTACATATAAATTTTGAAACTGCATCGTATACTGTTGATGAAGCTTCAAAGCAAAATGTTAAAAAATTCGCTGATTTCTTAAAAGCCAGAACTAATTTTAATGCAAAAATAATTGGACATACTGATAATGTAGGTAGTGAAGCGAGCAATCAAACGCTTTCTGAGAACAGAGCAAATGCCGTAAAAGAACTTATTGTTCAACATGGTATAGAAGCGAACAGAATCAAAACAGTAGGTATGGGTGAATCAGCTCCTGCTGCTTTAAATGATACTGATGAAGGAAGAGCCCAAAACAGAAGAATAGAAGCAGAATTGCTTGTAAAATAG
- the mobA gene encoding molybdenum cofactor guanylyltransferase MobA, producing the protein MFDIPCIIFAGGKSSRMGEDKSLLPFGNFDTLAQFQLSRLNKIFKNVYISCKDKNKFNFEASFIEDIKTDSTYAPTAGFISVFENLKCENFFALSVDSPFVGENEIQKLIKADKPNHDATIAKINDAIQPMCGIYHISLQNKFKKMLKENNHKLSFLLYSSNTIFVDFENKKSFLNLNHPHEYQEALQLI; encoded by the coding sequence ATGTTTGATATACCATGCATTATATTTGCAGGGGGAAAAAGCTCACGAATGGGGGAAGATAAATCTCTTCTCCCATTTGGCAATTTTGATACTTTAGCACAATTCCAACTCTCTCGTCTTAATAAAATTTTTAAAAATGTCTACATTTCATGCAAAGATAAAAATAAATTTAATTTTGAAGCTTCTTTTATAGAAGATATTAAAACAGATTCCACATATGCGCCTACAGCTGGTTTTATCTCTGTTTTTGAAAATTTAAAATGTGAAAATTTTTTTGCATTAAGTGTAGATTCTCCATTTGTAGGTGAAAACGAAATACAAAAATTAATAAAAGCTGATAAGCCGAATCATGATGCTACGATTGCCAAAATAAATGATGCAATACAGCCGATGTGCGGAATATATCACATTTCCCTTCAAAATAAATTCAAAAAGATGCTAAAAGAAAACAATCATAAACTAAGTTTTCTGCTTTACTCTTCAAATACTATATTCGTTGATTTTGAGAATAAAAAATCATTTTTAAATTTAAATCATCCTCATGAGTATCAAGAGGCATTGCAGCTTATTTAA
- the moaC gene encoding cyclic pyranopterin monophosphate synthase MoaC: MKLTHLDEKDRPKMVDVSDKSQTTRVAVASGLIEMSQEAYNTIVGEKTKKGPVIQTAVIAAIMGTKKTSELIPMCHPLNLSGINCDIEELPELPGFKLIVTAKLTGQTGVEMEALTGTSVGLLTIYDMVKAIDKGMIIRNIQLEKKSGGKSGDYQR, translated from the coding sequence ATGAAATTAACACATTTAGATGAAAAAGACAGACCAAAAATGGTTGATGTATCAGACAAAAGTCAGACAACAAGAGTAGCTGTTGCAAGTGGTTTGATAGAGATGAGTCAAGAGGCATATAATACTATAGTAGGTGAAAAAACAAAAAAAGGTCCTGTAATCCAAACGGCAGTTATTGCAGCAATTATGGGAACAAAAAAAACAAGTGAACTTATCCCTATGTGTCATCCTTTAAATCTGAGCGGGATCAATTGTGATATAGAAGAGTTGCCTGAACTTCCAGGTTTCAAACTTATCGTAACAGCAAAATTAACAGGTCAAACCGGTGTTGAGATGGAAGCTTTAACGGGAACAAGCGTAGGTCTTTTAACAATTTATGATATGGTTAAGGCAATTGACAAAGGCATGATTATAAGAAATATACAGTTAGAAAAAAAATCAGGAGGCAAGAGTGGAGATTATCAACGATAG
- a CDS encoding HP0495 family protein: MEIINDREEKLELTYPCSWCYKLIANEKEALEEAVSDVIDKREHKLTHSKSSKGGKYISMNLDILVHNEDDRNFIYEALKAHQHIKMVL, from the coding sequence GTGGAGATTATCAACGATAGAGAAGAAAAATTAGAACTTACATATCCATGCAGTTGGTGTTATAAACTTATTGCGAATGAAAAAGAGGCACTTGAAGAAGCCGTAAGTGATGTTATTGATAAGAGAGAGCACAAACTAACTCACTCAAAAAGCAGCAAGGGAGGGAAGTATATAAGCATGAATTTAGATATACTTGTACATAATGAAGATGACAGGAATTTCATCTATGAAGCACTTAAAGCTCATCAACATATAAAAATGGTACTTTAA
- a CDS encoding DUF6781 family protein — protein MSLKELQNIEFENMSLHKIKETTSAIINEYTKDLRNELEKLIQQKEILERDLEKKLNELQETKYRIFNEIESIIDKKDTQTISKLHQAKLQSIDLFDLLGETVESAIITALEKSKDSEAKEIIEEVIKELTYETIKEGTLNTIRVRKILSTILHSSIDISEATPNISEEILEATLKGMRAGLLHSIDRFKKRLAYMPLEAKHILIEDYDTIMEDLNQTDILFLQVIQTQADESSPTTRKILLELSQKMRYDLEELIYISKETAQVMKNRFSSFAKTAVKKADTALHSDAAKEAKRMGIQAWGVAKTAIGSAIKSAKNAIEPKDK, from the coding sequence GTGAGTTTAAAAGAGTTGCAAAATATTGAATTTGAAAATATGTCTTTACATAAGATAAAAGAGACAACATCTGCTATTATAAATGAGTATACTAAAGATTTGCGGAATGAACTAGAAAAGTTGATACAACAAAAAGAGATTTTAGAGAGAGATTTAGAAAAAAAATTAAACGAACTTCAAGAGACAAAATATAGAATTTTTAACGAAATTGAGTCTATTATAGATAAAAAAGATACTCAAACTATTTCAAAGCTACATCAAGCAAAACTGCAATCAATTGATCTTTTTGACCTTCTTGGCGAGACTGTAGAATCTGCCATTATTACAGCTTTAGAAAAATCAAAAGATTCCGAAGCTAAAGAAATCATAGAAGAGGTGATAAAAGAGCTAACATACGAAACCATAAAAGAGGGAACATTAAATACTATAAGAGTTAGAAAAATTTTATCTACAATTTTGCACTCAAGTATTGATATTTCGGAAGCTACACCAAATATTTCTGAAGAGATTTTAGAAGCAACCTTAAAAGGCATGAGAGCTGGTCTTCTTCACTCTATAGATAGGTTTAAAAAGAGATTGGCATATATGCCTCTTGAAGCAAAGCATATACTTATAGAAGATTATGACACTATTATGGAAGATTTAAATCAAACAGATATTTTATTTTTGCAAGTTATTCAAACGCAGGCAGATGAAAGCAGTCCAACTACAAGAAAAATATTACTAGAATTGAGCCAAAAAATGCGTTATGATTTAGAAGAGCTTATTTATATCTCAAAAGAGACTGCGCAAGTAATGAAAAACAGATTTTCCTCTTTTGCAAAAACAGCAGTAAAAAAAGCAGATACTGCTCTTCACTCAGATGCTGCCAAAGAAGCAAAAAGAATGGGTATTCAAGCATGGGGAGTTGCAAAAACAGCAATTGGAAGTGCGATAAAATCTGCTAAAAATGCTATAGAACCAAAAGATAAATAG